The following proteins are encoded in a genomic region of Synechococcus sp. ROS8604:
- a CDS encoding inorganic diphosphatase — translation MANLDQAPSRSMPNLLHVLPAFADESELRLNTIVELNSNTINKYELITETGHLKLDRVGYSSLAYPFAYGCIPRTWDEDGDPLDIEIVNVTEPLIPGSIVEARIIGIMTFDDGGEVDDKVIAVLADDKRVDHIKSFEDLGEQWKKETTYYWEHYKDLKKPGTCTVNGFFGTEKAVEIIKSCEARYVAEIDPKLVD, via the coding sequence ATGGCCAATCTTGACCAGGCTCCAAGCCGCAGCATGCCCAACCTGCTTCATGTGCTGCCGGCCTTTGCTGATGAGTCTGAGCTACGCCTCAACACCATCGTGGAGCTGAACTCCAACACGATCAACAAGTACGAGCTCATTACGGAAACAGGCCATCTCAAGCTGGATCGGGTTGGGTACTCCTCTCTGGCTTATCCCTTTGCCTATGGCTGTATTCCTCGCACTTGGGATGAGGATGGAGATCCTCTCGATATTGAGATCGTGAACGTGACCGAACCCTTAATTCCTGGTTCGATCGTGGAAGCAAGGATTATCGGCATTATGACCTTTGATGATGGTGGTGAGGTTGATGACAAGGTGATCGCCGTTTTGGCAGATGACAAGCGTGTTGATCACATCAAGAGCTTCGAAGATCTTGGTGAGCAATGGAAAAAGGAAACCACTTACTACTGGGAGCATTACAAGGATCTGAAAAAGCCTGGCACCTGCACGGTGAATGGATTCTTTGGCACTGAAAAAGCCGTAGAGATCATCAAGAGCTGTGAAGCTCGGTATGTTGCTGAGATTGATCCAAAACTCGTGGATTGA